From the genome of Candidozyma auris chromosome 2, complete sequence, one region includes:
- the WAR1 gene encoding War1p translates to MPADNDKEASNHSSPNTAPGNSVAGSGSANSAGTSKRVRRPKACKQCHALKVRCTPLNENDPYSPCVRCSNSGKVCEIEVDQPRKRRRRAAGNETVAELQDQIAELKEQLRQSNAQLQQSQQQAQQSQIKPPISPSAASNGTPRVGVAAHQNTPTDEDSPFFVSKADLEREMTLLTEGGCHLSDIMNIIQERNDFRRSQFQTKRVKDVVSAGIISKEEAAARLNIYRTEVYSRYPFVEIPESISVDEFIETLPFLFNTVVSIASLVINSSTDQKQCSSVDIFAMEAVCNEVLVWGSKSVELIKSLILLSLWYNPPELFKQRRYHILNTVAVSLLHDLGIVSRPSYAYSTENRTIVKSQEEHTSIEYRALIMILYISTVGFCLILRRNIYVKWTPYVNECCSLLEKEGNERYNDLATFSRLNHELERIHHIVHSPEASENRAKVSKYVISEFQVILGSLFGRINPVNYLGRAYYFSVEAYLHQPDFNSVQIINEDGTGCASKLNSATLKSISQCTVSCLRALDEVAKLKPADIAALPLVYSSRIIYTAGMLLRMRYLILSLPSYIEKDLVPRYAISSIQRLKKLLQVSSETYPANNFLLKMRLILQLFIQTYVTQVSDLLQSHNETPSQFRPVSKDFSKNERRQMALLATDMYNIGGGGMMTVDSGRYNAPAMHLDLLSYAASFRRQSDDGGKANDDHKKENGMKGGEAIPPSLHNSEFRDPVGGVGPKVPQPNFLSRPMNPGDPNSVNASTPYTRGVGGVPLPIPTYMQQSYSFPESNKSSTTVYDSSRMASNGSPNPSQNDGMGYQNPSLDSNLGEILGKDPFHSINEEFWSNLLSADSNKIHFAQDIPGPNDEIFFMN, encoded by the coding sequence ATGCCCGCGGACAACGACAAAGAGGCCTCCAACCACCTGTCGCCGAATACAGCGCCCGGCAATTCCGTAGCTGGGTCGGGATCTGCAAATAGTGCCGGCACCTCCAAAAGAGTGAGAAGACCGAAAGCGTGCAAACAGTGCCATGCACTCAAAGTCCGTTGCACTCCCTTAAACGAAAACGACCCTTACCTGCCTTGCGTTAGGTGTTCAAACTCTGGGAAAGTGTGTGAGATCGAGGTGGACCAGCCTCGGAAAAGACGCCGCCGGGCTGCGGGCAACGAAACCGTAGCCGAGCTCCAGGATCAGATTGCTGAGTTGAAGGAACAGCTCAGGCAGCTGAACGCTCAGCTCCAGCAGCTGCAGCAGCAAGCTCAGCAGAGTCAGATTAAGCCTCCAATCAGCCCCAGTGCTGCGCTGAATGGTACCCCAAGGGTTGGCGTTGCTGCTCATCAGAACACCCCAACGGATGAAGACCtgcctttttttgtttcaaaAGCGGacttggaaagagaaatgaCTTTGCTCACTGAAGGCGGCTGCCATCTCAGTGACATCATGAACATCATTCAGGAAAGAAACGATTTCCGAAGGTCTCAATTTCAGACAAAAAGAGTGAAGGACGTGGTTTCGGCAGGAATCatctccaaagaagaagccgCGGCTAGATTAAACATCTACAGAACAGAAGTGTACAGCAGGTATCCATTTGTGGAAATTCCGGAGCTGATTTCTGTGGATGAGTTCATTGAGACCTtgccttttcttttcaatacAGTGGTCTCTATTGCATCACTAGTGATAAACCTGTCAACCGACCAAAAACAATGTCTGCTGGTGGATATTTTTGCCATGGAGGCAGTTTGCAATGAAGTGCTTGTATGGGGAAGCAAAAGCGTGGAGCTTATCAAAAGTCTTATATTGCTTTCACTATGGTACAATCCCCCagagcttttcaagcaGCGCCGTTATCACATTCTCAACACTGTTGCTGTGAGTCTTTTACACGATTTGGGCATTGTTAGCCGGCCCTCTTACGCCTATCTGACTGAAAACAGAACCATAGTCAAactgcaagaagaacataCATCCATAGAATACCGTGCGTTGATCATGATTTTATACATCAGTACAGTGGGATTTTGTCTCATACTCCGAAGAAACATCTACGTCAAGTGGACTCCCTACGTCAATGAATGTTGCTCATTGTTAGAGAAGGAGGGGAACGAAAGGTATAACGACCTTGCGACCTTCCTGCGACTCAATCATGAACTCGAGAGAATCCACCACATCGTGCATTCACCTGAGGCATCCGAAAATAGAGCGAAAGTATCGAAATATGTGATATCCGAGTTTCAAGTCATTCTAGGGTCTTTATTTGGCAGAATTAACCCAGTGAACTACCTCGGAAGAGCGTACTATTTCTCTGTTGAAGCATATCTCCATCAGCCAGATTTTAATAGTGTtcaaatcatcaacgaAGACGGTACTGGATGTGCCCTGAAGCTAAATTCGGCAACACTTAAGTCGATATCTCAGTGCACAGTTTCCTGTCTCCGTGCTTTGGACGAGGTCGCTAAGCTTAAGCCTGCGGATATCGCAGCCTTGCCTTTGGTATACTCTTCGAGAATCATCTATACGGCTGGCATGTTACTACGAATGAGGTACCTAATCTTATCATTACCCTCGTATATCGAGAAGGATTTGGTCCCTCGGTATGCAATTCTGTCGATCCAAAGATTaaaaaaacttcttcaagtaagTTCCGAGACCTATCCGGCGAACAACTTTTTATTAAAAATGCGTCTTATTTTGCAATTATTTATCCAGACATACGTCACCCAAGTGCTGGACTTGTTGCAAAGCCATAATGAGACCCCCAGTCAATTCAGGCCAGTTTCCAAAGACTTCAGTAAAAATGAGAGAAGACAAATGGCTCTTTTGGCTACTGACATGTATAATATTGGTGGTGGCGGAATGATGACAGTCGACTCAGGCCGATACAACGCTCCAGCAATGCATTTGGATCTACTATCATACGCTGCTTCTTTCAGACGGCAAAGTGACGATGGCGGAAAGGCAAATGATGATCacaaaaaggaaaatgGAATGAAAGGCGGCGAAGCCATACCTCCTTCGTTACATAACAGTGAGTTTCGTGATCCCgttggtggtgttggaCCTAAAGTACCACAACCAAACTTCCTTCTGCGCCCCATGAATCCAGGAGACCCCAATAGCGTGAATGCCAGCACTCCTTATACGAGAGGGGTTGGCGGTGTTCCCTTACCCATTCCCACCTACATGCAACAGTCCTACCTGTTTCCAGAGCTGAACAAGCTGTCAACAACTGTCTACGATAGCAGCAGGATGGCGCTGAATGGTTCTCCTAATCCATCCCAGAATGACGGCATGGGCTATCAGAATCCTTCTCTTGACCTGAATTTGGGAGAGATTTTGGGCAAAGATCCCTTTCACAGCATCAATGAGGAGTTTTGGCTGAATTTATTGAGTGCAGACTCCAATAAAATTCACTTTGCGCAAGACATACCGGGTCCTAATGAcgaaatcttcttcatgaactAG
- the MSB1 gene encoding Msb1p: MATSKVKRDMSLPQLPPQAQREKNSNSNSIIPRDQFTRKKFKDLHNFITQELKKRGTKTPHVFLPFRSRVDDSKLEVFLSTIFPNGEMIDTSKEAHTRRILCEFDEFTLICGLKYLWCRLPNSEIIGWENYLQFRRLEKEHEYPKDAFLRLMPKCVSTRAHASIVYDFLDLLVSIASYSQYNYLSGRKISKMASMWAFNSTTNSKSAFYDATAFKENSFVSGLDSWKQTCTGLFHLFLAFLRAMVPANEDQPFKGPKSLQSLLSTNSYPPSENSDSVKSVITIPCVHVRSTRRSSDPYALITKIRQNLKFDRKDEFVSVENYTILKNIFLKDSTNEIVSTLTDESRRILTRISDNPIPSKYDLYPGWTKDGPPQDPDVPLYSEISITSVTLQDYYIWTWLSSLASDQSSYAKSLFGRSIVVEAGLRGFQKWLILTETTMGVEEYLSKVKKNTDRLEKPSKSSKNLPIPPDEYDSHPLPHVTKESLLPDISFKDEPLDLDDYTRQEQGKPYQGVISQPKSNADYSQYMRGLDDGDHLANDLREININKVHNRQRPKPPPLDLSRSEEPLHVNKAHKKTNKEVHVDYGDGAKRANGNSHNHTPQNLSYPKHDYSTEALQYVAQTQEFQEPYDSYQTPYDKPENPSAVEPFDTYHVPALEPPKKPNGLSSPAKKHSELPPPPAGEQISNGDRNTPFHPEKSSHFDPPADPYQMPTSRLNHTHHSKPNDLRYNAETYQQYQAEPIQQYGGYEDPRILPAPSSDAIGEKPKKKKKKKTKHKDELAGIPVDQLPDGPPPPLPADMMQNDSHSNGLSMPSNEYLPSSQDRHLPPVESPKKSKASPRHIQHPRMTDQQQDHPVNALGAGEYVYEHVPSSSTKASRSPIPQQGNEFIRTENHSQDVMHGRSHIEYSGSPSKPGAHSYLMPKHMSPSRSHQALSADDVHDSRKMQPNPSPTYSNGSYSTAHQAPSDSYPSHSQHPALYPQRMSPQLNAGADAGHLPPPTYYDQQPSPSRRGPSPSSAHGAPSQVRPSGPSQQHGQMIPPMAHSASSSLPQHSQMMSPPHSYSSPQSQQMVPQQMPPRMPTQPQLSQQQIPPQMPMMPQQQMMPQQQMMPQQQMMPPGQPYYYPPPPPQGYYPPPQGYGYPPQPMYYPPPPQGYYGHHQKPKPKSTTSELTMMGMPTVGVKHSKNSKPQKANLRAALNKGEFGI; this comes from the coding sequence ATGGCTACGAGTAAAGTGAAAAGAGACATGTCTCTACCCCAGCTCCCGCCTCAAGCCCAGCGTGAGAAGAATTCCAACTCCAACTCCATAATCCCTCGTGACCAGTTCACTagaaaaaaattcaaggaTCTTcacaacttcatcacccaagaattgaaaaagagaggcACTAAAACGCCTCACGTTTTCCTCCCGTTTCGCCTGAGAGTGGACGATCTGAAGCTTGAGGTCTTTCTTTCGACGATTTTTCCCAATGGGGAGATGATAGACACGCTGAAGGAGGCCCACACAAGACGAATCTTATGTGAGTTTGATGAATTCACGCTTATTTGTGGACTCAAATACCTTTGGTGCAGACTACCGAACCTGGAGATAATCGGATGGGAGAACTATTTGCAATTCAGAAGACTAGAGAAAGAACACGAGTACCCAAAGGACGCGTTTCTTAGACTTATGCCTAAATGTGTGTCTACGAGAGCACATGCTTCGATAGTGTAcgattttcttgatcttcttgtcagCATCGCCTCATACTCACAGTATAACTATTTGAGTGGGCGCAAAATATCGAAAATGGCGTCAATGTGGGCGTTCAACAGCACAACCAACTCGAAGCTGGCGTTCTATGATGCTACTGCTTTCAAGGAAAACTCATTCGTGAGCGGGTTGGACTCGTGGAAACAGACATGCACTGGTCTTTTCCATCTTTTTCTAGCATTCTTACGTGCCATGGTGCCTGCTAATGAGGATCAACCGTTCAAGGGGCCAAAATCGTTACAGTCATTGCTCAGCACGAACTCATACCCACCTCTGGAAAACCTGGACTCAGTCAAGTCTGTCATTACTATCCCATGTGTTCATGTCAGATCGACTCGCCGCAGCTCCGATCCTTATGCTTTGATTACAAAAATCAGACAAAATCTAAAATTTGACAGGAAGGACGAATTTGTTTCTGTTGAAAATTACACTATTCTCAAGAacatttttttgaaggactCGACGAACGAAATCGTTTCTACTCTCACCGACGAATCGCGAAGAATTTTGACTAGAATCAGCGATAATCCAATTCCTTCGAAGTATGACCTTTATCCTGGATGGACAAAGGATGGTCCTCCACAGGATCCCGATGTACCACTATACTCAGAAATCTCAATTACTAGTGTCACATTGCAAGACTATTATATCTGGACTTGgctttcctctttggcgTCCGATCAAAGCAGCTATGCTAAAAGCTTATTTGGCAGATCCATTGTCGTGGAAGCCGGATTAAGAGGGTTTCAAAAGTGGTTGATATTGACAGAAACAACTATGGGCGTAGAGGAGTATCTATCgaaagtcaagaagaatacAGATCGCCTCGAAAAGCCAAGTAAACTGTCGAAGAATCTTCCAATTCCTCCAGATGAATACGATAGCCATCCACTACCACATGTGACCAAGGAGAGCCTACTTCCTGATATTTCTTTCAAGGATGAACCCCTCGACCTAGACGACTACACGCGTCAGGAGCAGGGTAAACCGTATCAGGGTGTTATCAGCCAACCGAAATCAAATGCAGACTATAGTCAGTATATGCGTGGacttgatgatggtgatCACTTGGCCAACGACTTGAGAGaaatcaacatcaacaaggttCACAATCGTCAGCGCCCTAAACCTCCTCCACTTGATCTTCTGCGATCTGAAGAACCATTGCACGTCAACAAAGCTCAcaagaaaacaaacaaaGAGGTTCATGTTGACTACGGTGATGGTGCAAAGCGTGCAAATGGAAATTCGCATAATCACACTCCACAGAATCTTTCTTATCCTAAACATGATTATTCCACGGAGGCTTTGCAGTACGTTGCCCAAACCCAAGAGTTTCAGGAGCCTTATGACTCTTACCAAACCCCTTATGATAAGCCAGAAAATCCTCTGGCGGTCGAACCTTTTGATACCTATCATGTTCCAGCTTTAGAACCCCCCAAAAAACCAAATGGGTTGTCAAGTCCGGCTAAAAAACACCTGGAACTTCCACCGCCTCCTGCTGGTGAACAAATTTCAAATGGTGATCGTAATACACCTTTTCATCCGGAAAAACTGTCACACTTTGATCCTCCGGCAGACCCATATCAAATGCCGACAAGTCGCCTCAATCATACTCATCATCTGAAGCCTAATGATCTCCGCTACAACGCTGAGACGTATCAACAATATCAAGCAGAACCAATACAACAGTATGGGGGCTACGAGGATCCTAGAATATTACCGGCACCTAGTTCTGATGCCATTGGCGAAAAAcctaagaagaagaaaaagaagaagactaAACATAAAGATGAGTTGGCTGGCATTCCGGTTGATCAGCTTCCTGATGGTCCACCGCCTCCATTACCAGCGGATATGATGCAAAATGATTCTCATTCCAATGGACTTTCGATGCCATCAAATGAATATTTGCCATCCCTGCAAGATAGGCATCTACCACCAGTTGAAAGCCCAAAAAAATCTAAGGCGCTGCCTAGGCACATTCAACATCCTCGGATGACAGATCAACAGCAGGACCATCCTGTGAACGCTTTGGGCGCTGGAGAGTATGTCTATGAGCATGTGCCTCTGAGCTCCACAAAAGCAAGTAGGTCGCCAATACCTCAGCAAGGCAATGAATTCATTAGAACCGAAAATCATTCGCAGGATGTTATGCATGGTCGATCACATATTGAGTATTCTGGGAGCCCTTCGAAGCCAGGCGCCCATTCATACTTGATGCCCAAACATATGTCACCCTCAAGATCTCATCAGGCTCTTAGCGCTGATGACGTTCACGATTCTCGCAAGATGCAGCCCAATCCATCGCCAACCTACTCAAATGGCAGCTACAGTACAGCTCACCAGGCGCCATCCGATTCTTACCCATCGCATTCACAGCATCCAGCGCTATATCCTCAAAGAATGAGCCCGCAGCTTAACGCTGGCGCTGATGCTGGTCATCTTCCACCTCCCACTTATTATGACCAGCAGCcctctccttcaagaagaggaccatcaccttcatctGCTCATGGCGCTCCATCCCAAGTGCGGCCCTCTGGTCCTAGCCAGCAACATGGTCAAATGATACCTCCAATGGCACATTCGGCATCTAGCTCACTTCCTCAGCATTCGCAAATGATGTCACCTCCTCATAGCTACTCATCTCCTCAAAGTCAGCAAATGGTTCCCCAACAAATGCCTCCAAGAATGCCAACTCAGCCGCAACTTTCACAGCAGCAGATACCTCCACAGATGCCGATGATGCCACAGCAGCAAATGATGCCACAGCAGCAAATGATGCCACAGCAGCAAATGATGCCTCCTGGGCAACCTTACTATtatcctcctcctcctcctcaggGTTATTATCCTCCCCCACAAGGTTACGGATATCCTCCACAGCCGATGTATTATCCACCGCCCCCACAAGGATACTATGgacatcaccaaaagcCGAAACCAAAATCCACTACTAGTGAGCTAACCATGATGGGTATGCCAACAGTAGGAGTGAAGCACAGCAAGAACAGTAAACCACAGAAGGCGAATTTGAGggctgctttgaacaagGGCGAGTTCGGGATCTAA
- the SKO1 gene encoding Sko1p: protein MSSESRNSFDLELNPFERSFASKDQQHQAGASASGAAVAGVSGVAPGEPPIPKNSTSQGTSSQIQLNKPGVSTNGTKGETPTSSSNSSKLETSAASAQSTATSTSSGNNDREQTEPGSAGSNKHNLRLSNLSSVAAPETRLPGLTPPIFTPGGRRLPPIHLSPNATMGTPDTPGGSSLWSSLLSATNGQGHDGSTQAQNSNYAQFANMMRKSGLTPNESNLRSGLTPGVGHQTFNFGHIPGLTPGGLSNGQMTPGLSSFLGLSHHQPTQGDAVQGAPGGHSQAQPLQQRPQFPAPQSQQNRVQPPPPQISAAPAEDHTFAIPTEPVKPVPAVKQEEDPVAKEGPPAKKSKTTASKSKKEKKKDTETKKKAANAQTNEEEEKRKNFLERNRVAASKCRQRKKQMVQKMEEELAFYSSGYRELSAQVTQLREQLLTLRGVVTSLKNSPVLINAVGGYQQLQNILSQTDYIAQAAANSQPNFHSMPSTIPTTLNASSQGSSQSPPQIPKFNGQQHGQAASPGHTALQGNHRNIAPNQHHGMTQMPYQQANVNIPPEAPVEEVPRHFTGEMGLSNMSSVDNTGQLKSSSSTSNLQNNKIDDGGYTGLRNVVSMANLQG, encoded by the exons ATGTCCAGCGAA CTGAGAAACCTGTTTGACCTCGAGTTGAACCCGTTCGAAAGATCATTCGCTTCTAAGGACCAGCAACACCAGGCAGGTGCGTCTGCATCGggtgctgctgttgctggtgtTTCTGGCGTGGCTCCTGGCGAGCCCCCCATCCCAAAGAATTCCACCTCTCAAGGGACATCCTCACAAATACAATTGAACAAGCCTGGTGTCCTGACAAACGGAACAAAGGGAGAAACGCCCACGTCATCGTCGAATTCCTCCAAACTAGAAACATCTGCTGCGTCTGCTCAGTCGACAGCCACCTCGACGCTGTCCGGAAATAACGACAGAGAACAGACAGAGCCCGGCTCTGCTGGGTCGAACAAGCATAATCTTCGGCTTCTGAACTTGCTGAGTGTGGCTGCGCCAGAAACACGATTACCAGGATTGACGCCTCCGATTTTCACTCCGGGGGGCCGTAGACTCCCTCCTATACACTTATCGCCCAACGCGACCATGGGCACCCCAGACACCCCTGGAGGTCTGAGTTTATGGAGCAGTCTACTTAGTGCAACAAATGGACAGGGCCACGACGGCCTGACGCAAGCTCAAAACTCGAACTATGCCCAATTTGCCAATATGATGCGAAAGCTGGGTCTCACACCCAATGAGCTGAATTTACGCTCGGGGCTCACCCCAGGAGTGGGTCACCAGACATTCAATTTTGGCCACATCCCAGGGCTCACTCCTGGCGGGTTGAGCAACGGGCAGATGACTCCAGGGTTGCTGAGCTTTTTGGGTCTTTCTCACCACCAACCAACTCAAGGTGACGCAGTTCAAGGTGCGCCAGGAGGACATTCGCAAGCGCAACCCTTACAACAACGACCACAATTTCCAGCTCCACAACTGCAACAGAACAGAGTGCAACCGCCTCCGCCCCAGATACTGGCAGCGCCCGCTGAGGATCACACATTTGCCATTCCAACTGAGCCGGTAAAGCCGGTGCCAGCAGTGAAACAAGAGGAAGATCCCGTTGCAAAGGAAGGGCCACCTGCAAAGAAGTCTAAGACAACCGCTtccaagagcaagaaggagaagaagaaagataccgagacgaagaagaaggctgctAATGCGCAAACAaatgaggaggaagaaaaacgaaaaaaCTTCTTGGAGAGAAATAGAGTTGCTGCTTCGAAATGTCGTCAACGGAAAAAACAAATGGTGCAAAAgatggaagaagaattggcGTTTTATTCCTCTGGTTACCGTGAGCTCTCTGCGCAAGTGACGCAGCTTCGAGAACAGCTTCTAACTCTTCGAGGCGTGGTCACTAGTCTCAAGAACTCTCCGGTGTTGATTAACGCGGTTGGTGGCTACCAACAACTACAGAACATCCTAAGCCAAACAGATTACATTGCTCAGGCTGCTGCTAATTCACAACCTAATTTTCATCTGATGCCAAGCACGATTCCAACCACATTGAACGCCTCTCTGCAAGGGCTGCTGCAACTGCCACCGCAGATCCCAAAGTTCAATGGACAACAGCATGGGCAAGCAGCCTCGCCTGGGCATACGGCATTACAGGGAAATCATCGAAACATTGCTCCTAATCAACACCATGGCATGACCCAGATGCCCTACCAGCAAGCAAACGTGAATATACCTCCTGAAGCGccagttgaagaagtaccTAGACATTTCACAGGAGAAATGGGATTGAGCAATATGCTGTCAGTGGACAACACTGGCCAACTCAAAAGTCTGAGCAGCACATCAAACTTGCAGAATAACAAAATAGACGATGGTGGGTATACTGGACTACGGAATGTCGTAAGCATGGCCAATTTGCAAGGATGA
- the MNS1 gene encoding mannosyl-oligosaccharide 1,2-alpha-mannosidase — protein sequence MSVFKERLHLNKSPQLPLYKDKPSTQSTTAFVPLRGRPNSKKIMLLKAFASSVVVYLFYLVISSTPSPRLPFKRNWASAKNEVRDVFLESWHAYEDAAYGKDIYHPVKGTGENMGPKPLGWIIVDSLDTMLIMDTKDEFERAKKWVRDDLNYHFDYNVNVFETTIRMLGGLLSAFHLSNSDIFLDRAADLANALIGGFNSPSGLPYSSVNLYSGEGIKNHVDNGASSTAEVATLQLEFKYLAKLTGEDLYWKKAEKIMKVLDANQPKDGLVPIYVNPDTGKYQGSLIRLGSRGDSYYEYLLKQYLQTDQEEPIYWKMYKESLEGVKKHMTRKSKPNGLTFIGELPRGIGGNLSPKMDHLVCFYGGLLALGATGGKTLKEAKLSSNWDADKEADFKFAEELTYTCYKMYADVVTGLSPEIVVFNEDESKDRDFYIKPADTHNLQRPETVESIYYLYKLTGDEKYRRWGYEIFQNFVKHTKVVSKNGKTTYSTLKDVTNLTPNFGDNMESFWLAETLKYLYLLFDDDNKIPLDKYVFNTEAHPFPRFKMGTLFKTGWQRAFDDPRNAVRFPDAIGATEHTARKQEPPIDKKNPPKAAPAAKKIDEEVKEEVKKNPSLKEEPGKLKKAEQEVLHAMNS from the coding sequence ATGAGCGTCTTCAAAGAGAGGCTCCACTTAAACAAATCACCCCAGCTACCATTATATAAGGACAAGCCATCCACACAGTCGACAACTGCTTTCGTTCCGCTAAGAGGAAGGCCCAATCTGAAAAAAATCATGCTTCTTAAAGCGTTTGCCCTGTCGGTAGTGGTGTACTTATTCTACCTCGTCATCAGTTCCACTCCCTCCCCCAGATTGCCattcaaaagaaactgGGCGTCTGCAAAAAATGAAGTCCGTGACGTCTTTTTGGAGTCATGGCATGCCTACGAGGATGCTGCCTACGGCAAAGATATATACCACCCGGTAAAGGGAACGGGAGAGAACATGGGCCCTAAACCCTTAGGGTGGATCATTGTCGACTCCTTGGACACAATGTTGATCATGGATACCAAGGATGAGTTtgaaagagcaaagaaatGGGTGCGTGACGACTTGAATTATCATTTCGACTATAACGTCAATGTATTTGAGACCACCATTCGTATGCTTGGTGGTCTCTTGTCAGCATTCCATCTTTCTAATAGTGACATTTTCTTAGATAGGGCTGCagacttggccaatgcCCTCATTGGGGGCTTCAATTCGCCTTCTGGATTACCTTATTCTTCCGTGAATTTGTACAGTGGGGAAGGGATCAAAAACCATGTGGATAACGGTGCTTCATCGACCGCAGAAGTTGCTACTTTGCAACTTGAGTTTAAGTACTTGGCCAAATTGACTGGTGAAGACTTGTACTGGAAGAAAGCTGAGAAGATCATGAAGGTCTTGGACGCAAACCAGCCTAAAGATGGACTTGTTCCTATTTATGTGAACCCTGACACTGGAAAATACCAGGGTAGCTTGATAAGATTAGGATCCCGTGGTGACTCCTACTATGAGTACTTGTTGAAACAGTACTTACAAACTGATCAAGAGGAGCCAATCTACTGGAAGATGTACAAGGAGTCCTTGGAAGGTGTGAAGAAGCACATGACAAGAAAGTCTAAACCAAACGGCTTGACATTTATTGGTGAGCTTCCACGTGGAATTGGCGGGAACCTTTCGCCGAAGATGGATCACCTTGTGTGCTTTTACGGTGGATTGTTGGCTCTCGGAGCAACTGGTGGCAAGACTTTGAAAGAGGCAAAACTTCTGTCAAATTGGGACGCCGACAAAGAGGCTGATTTCAAATTTGCCGAAGAATTGACATACACCTGCTACAAGATGTACGCAGATGTGGTCACTGGCTTGTCTCCAGAGATTGTAGTCTTCAACGAGGATGAGTCTAAAGACAGAGATTTCTACATCAAGCCAGCAGACACACACAACTTGCAGAGACCCGAGACTGTGGAGTCGATCTACTATTTATACAAGCTTACCGGTGATGAAAAGTACAGGAGATGGGGGTATGAGATTTTCCAGAATTTCGTGAAGCATACCAAGGTGGTGAGCAAGAACGGGAAAACGACTTACAGTACACTCAAGGATGTCACCAATCTAACGCCCAACTTTGGAGACAACATGGAATCATTCTGGCTCGCAGAGACCTTGAAGTATTTGTATTTATTGTTTGACGACGATAACAAGATTCCGCTTGATAAGTATGTCTTCAACACCGAGGCGCACCCGTTCCCACGTTTCAAGATGGGCACTTTATTTAAGACGGGATGGCAAAGAGCCTTTGACGACCCAAGAAACGCTGTTAGATTCCCTGACGCTATTGGTGCCACTGAGCATACAGCAAGAAAGCAGGAGCCTCCCATCGATAAGAAAAACCCACCGAAGGCAGCACCCGCGGCGAAGAAGATCGATGAAGAGGTGAAAgaggaagtgaagaagaacccaCTGCTTAAAGAAGAGCCAGGAAAGCTCAAGAAGGCCGAACAAGAAGTGCTTCACGCTATGAACAGCTGA